The following are encoded in a window of Impatiens glandulifera chromosome 5, dImpGla2.1, whole genome shotgun sequence genomic DNA:
- the LOC124939344 gene encoding uncharacterized protein LOC124939344: MEPRIRRLEALVGVPNDGEEASIFSQISDLNTEWLSTRNSIAVVSEFVGQKALVTEEDLEARLEELVTDEELDSRVEQLVTQEDLDSRLKHFENEIKLLKRVVDASKSAGQGALVTEGDFLSRLEYFDMEIRLLKKAVGSSHATAPVSASRFKVPEPKLFGGVRSAKELENFLWDMETYFAAAKIPEEERVSITSMYLEGDAKLWWRARLSDDTSANRAKIDSWESIKGELKEQFLPRNSSWRAREALRNLKHAASTRDYVRDFTSLMLDVKDMSEEDKLFNFLSGLQPWAQTELRRQDVKNLPSVVAAADRLVDFKAIGGANPDAKKHTQRDKGKAKSSEKEAAKSEGSYSKKETKGSFVFKDRANQGCFICEGDHRMKDCPKRARVAALLAEEDEEPSEEVPARVNPIQLLSALHAEKSVPGLGLMFVKVYINGREVMALVDSGATHNFVADQEIQKLGLVMSPHKGRLKAVNSEATPNKGMAKADLQVGSWQGQVEFMVVPLDDYGSHFRT; the protein is encoded by the coding sequence ATGGAGCCAAGGATAAGGCGCTTGGAGGCGCTGGTGGGAGTCCCTAATGATGGAGAGGAGGCCTCCATATTTTCACAGATCAGCGACCTGAATACAGAATGGTTGTCCACGCGGAATTCCATTGCTGTTGTTTCAGAGTTTGTTGGTCAGAAGGCTCTAGTGACTGAAGAGGACCTAGAGGCCCGACTTGAAGAATTGGTGACGGATGAGGAACTAGATTCCAGAGTGGAACAACTAGTAACTCAAGAAGACCTAGATTCGAGATTGAAACATTTCGAGAATGAAATAAAACTCTTGAAGAGAGTGGTTGATGCTTCAAAATCGGCTGGCCAGGGAGCACtagtcaccgaaggtgatttcTTGTCCAGATTGGAGTACTTCGACATGGAAATCAGGCTCTTGAAGAAAGCTGTTGGCAGCAGTCATGCCACAGCCCCTGTTTCTGCATCTAGATTTAAAGTACCGGAACCTAAACTCTTTGGTGGTGTGAGAAGCGCCAAAGAGTTGGAGAATTTTCTATGGGACATGGAAACTTACTTCGCAGCAGCGAAGATCCCGGAAGAGGAGAGAGTTTCCATCACAAGCATGTACCTTGAGGGGGATGCAAAGTTGTGGTGGAGAGCTCGCTTATCAGACGATACGAGTGCAAATCGTGCTAAGATTGACTCGTGGGAAAGCATAAAGGGTGAGCTGAAGGAACAGTTTCTGCCTCGAAACTCATCTTGGAGGGCGAGAGAGGCACTTCGAAACTTGAAACATGCTGCCTCGACCAGGGATTATGTTAGGGATTTTACTTCTCTAATGCTGGATGTGAAAGACATGTCTGAAGAGGATAAGTTGTTTAATTTCTTATCTGGTTTGCAACCGTGGGCGCAAACCGAGCTAAGAAGACAGGATGTGAAGAACTTGCCTTCGGTTGTTGCTGCAGCTGATCGCCTAGTGGACTTTAAAGCAATCGGGGGTGCGAATCCTGATGCTAAGAAGCACACGCAAAGGGATAAGGGAAAGGCCAAATCTTCTGAAAAAGAGGCAGCCAAGTCTGAGGGATCCTACAGCAAGAAAGAGACAAAAGGAAGTTTTGTTTTCAAGGACCGTGCCAACCAGGGGTGCTTTATTTGTGAAGGCGACCACCGCATGAAGGACTGTCCAAAGCGTGCAAGAGTAGCAGCACTCTTGGCCGAGGAAGATGAGGAACCTAGTGAAGAAGTTCCAGCAAGGGTAAATCCGATACAGCTATTGAGTGCCTTGCATGCGGAGAAATCAGTTCCAGGGTTGGGATTGATGTTTGTGAAAGTCTATATCAATGGAAGAGAGGTGATGGCGCTGGTTGATTCAGGGGCCACACATAACTTTGTTGCAGACCAAGAAATTCAGAAGCTGGGATTGGTGATGTCCCCACACAAGGGCCGACTGAAGGCCGTGAATTCTGAAGCCACGCCAAATAAAGGCATGGCCAAAGCTGATCTCCAGGTGGGAAGTTGGCAGGGGCAGGTCGAGTTTATGGTTGTCCCTTTAGATGATTATGGAAGTCATTTTAGGACTTGA
- the LOC124940226 gene encoding putative UPF0481 protein At3g02645, translating to MKPQTELSHDHVTLNIENKLSELHDAQQEPFIFKVFERYRKQNKRAYEPELLAIGPYNRSNTVLIQTMEEHKLRYLQLLLARRGESSVKRYVEAIRNDEEKARRCYATAFGLDTDQFVELLVVDGLFIVELSRKFSNQKLVDKHDIIFKLSWIHHVLWRDMLLFENQIPFFVVEKLFEMTRSQGECGDNDNMVYLLMWYYYTTRGYYHYHTKSSGHNEWMLKAVKGVKSEKVKHVLGLIHILTTSSFTEDPSKNNQDNKMLKKWEFIDNITELHESGIKFKAKHDSCLFEVTFENGTLEIPLLTIEEKTEGLLRNFIAYEQCQDSNIPRVVTDYTTMLYCLIKSSKDVGLLRKCGILNNLIGDDGSASGVISSLSSSVFVSHDGFCYKDVFNDVNHYYRRRRNIWKANLRKHYFNTPWAVISFLAAVVLLLLTFTQTLTSLLPFFGHSPPS from the coding sequence ATGAAACCTCAAACAGAGTTGTCTCATGACCATGTCACCCTTAACATAGAGAACAAGCTCTCCGAACTCCACGATGCCCAGCAAGAGCCCTTCATCTTCAAAGTCTTCGAACGATACCGAAAGCAAAACAAGAGAGCTTACGAGCCAGAGTTGCTAGCCATCGGACCCTACAACCGAAGCAATACTGTTCTTATCCAGACCATGGAAGAGCACAAGCTCCGGTATCTTCAATTGCTTCTTGCTCGACGAGGAGAATCTAGCGTAAAGAGGTATGTGGAAGCTATCCGCAACGATGAGGAAAAGGCGAGAAGATGCTACGCGACCGCGTTTGGACTAGACACGGACCAGTTCGTGGAATTGTTGGTCGTGGATGGCCTCTTTATAGTAGAGCTTTCCCGGAAGTTCTCAAACCAGAAACTGGTGGATAAGCATGATATCATATTCAAGTTGAGTTGGATCCATCACGTTTTATGGCGCGATATGCTGTTGTTCGAGAATCAAATCCCGTTTTTTGTAGTGGAAAAGTTGTTCGAGATGACGAGAAGCCAAGGAGAATGCGGGGATAATGACAATAtggtttatttattaatgtggTATTACTATACCACAAGGGGGTATTATCACTACCACACCAAGTCCTCGGGCCATAACGAATGGATGCTGAAAGCCGTGAAAGGTGTTAAGTCCGAAAAAGTGAAGCACGTTCTCGGCCTCATTCACATTCTCACAACAAGTTCATTCACCGAGGATCCCTCAAAAAATAACCAAGATAACAAAATGTTGAAGAAGTGGGAATTCATCGACAACATAACAGAGTTACACGAGTCGGGTATCAAGTTCAAGGCAAAACACGATTCTTGTTTGTTCGAAGTGACGTTTGAAAACGGGACTCTTGAAATTCCTCTCCTAACTATCGAGGAGAAGACCGAAGGGTTGTTGAGGAACTTTATCGCGTACGAACAATGCCAAGACTCAAACATTCCGAGGGTCGTAACCGACTATACAACGATGTTGTACTGTCTCATTAAGTCGTCCAAGGATGTTGGCTTGTTAAGGAAATGCGGAATATTAAACAACCTTATAGGGGATGATGGGTCGGCGTCGGGCGTGATCAGTAGCCTGTCGAGTTCAGTGTTTGTTTCCCATGACGGGTTCTGCTACAAGGATGTTTTTAACGACGTAAACCATTATTATAGGCGACGGCGAAATATATGGAAAGCCAATCTCAGGAAACATTACTTCAATACTCCATGGGCCGTAATCTCATTTCTTGCTGCTGTCGTGCTTCTACTACTAACGTTTACACAAACGTTAACATCCCTTCTCCCTTTTTTTGGACATTCCCCTCCATCCTAA